In Melopsittacus undulatus isolate bMelUnd1 chromosome 6, bMelUnd1.mat.Z, whole genome shotgun sequence, the following proteins share a genomic window:
- the FAM168B gene encoding myelin-associated neurite-outgrowth inhibitor encodes MNPVYSPGSSGVPYANAKGIGYPAGFPMGYAAAAPAYSPNMYPGANPTFQTGYTPGTPYKVSCSPTSGAVPPYSSSPNPYQTAVYPVRSAYPQQNPYAQQGTYYTQPLYAAPPHVIHHTTVVQPNGMPATMYPAPIPPPRGNGVTMGMVAGTTMAMSAGTLLTTHSPTPVAPHPVTMPTYRAPGTPTYSYVPPQW; translated from the exons ATGAATCCTGTGTATAGCCCTGGATCTTCTGGGGTTCCCTATGCAAATGCCAAAGGAATTGGTTATCCAG CTGGCTTCCCCATGGGCTATGCAGCGGCTGCGCCTGCCTATTCTCCAAATATGTATCCTGGAGCAAATCCTACCTTCCAAACAG GTTATACACCAGGAACCCCATATAAAGTATCTTGTTCACCCACTAGTGGAGCAGTGCCACCATATTCGTCATCACCGAATCCCTATCAGACTGCTGTGTACCCGGTTCGAAGTGCCTATCCACAGCAGAATCCATATGCACAG CAAGGCACTTACTACACACAGCCTTTATATGCAGCACCACCCCACGTAATTCACCACACCACAGTTGTGCAGCCTAATGGCATGCCAGCAACTATGTATCCTGCTCCAATTCCACCACCAAGAGGAAACGGTGTGACTATGGGTATGGTGGCTGGGACTACTATGGCAATGTCAGCAG GTACTTTGTTGACAACTCATTCCCCAACTCCAGTAGCCCCTCATCCAGTTACTATGCCCACGTACCGGGCTCCGGGAACACCAACCTATAGTTATGTGCCCCCACAGTGGTGA